The following are from one region of the Capsicum annuum cultivar UCD-10X-F1 chromosome 1, UCD10Xv1.1, whole genome shotgun sequence genome:
- the LOC107851112 gene encoding probable disease resistance protein At4g27220 isoform X1, with protein sequence MEILFNAVGGFVVEVGKFVSKCIYPTIENIVHFSSKTENLRTEMEELTALRDDIKQKVEVAEGEGYKRKPDVIKWLKDVHKLENEWEAMQESIAAATMLVYKCCPKCSLRSEVSTQAKNIRDQFCKLKEVGENFGSNLVVENYRVKKVEFIPGPSIQGQLTATRNLNKLLRLLEDVKVFIIGVWGAGGVGKTTLVINLNNELLKTGVLGFKLSFGVVIWVTVPKPPIDIRRVQAQIASRLNVKIDSEGSDRSISSKICERLKEETSFLLILDDVWEPINLDDVGVPQLATRSKVIITSRFSSVCSQMKTDVEMKVYTLDEDESWQLFAKNVGDIVNLEQIHPLAKEISRECDGLPLAIMVIGSSMRGQMRVELWEDALKSLRMSEPHSKVVEDKVYKVIKWSFDSFGSQDIESSSEQRSKRVNKKRGDIQSCFLYCSLYPAAIPTDDLIHCWWIEGLLGEHDTYEEAYNRGITMTERLKDACLLESHGMDSAKMHDVVRDVSRWIANSFGDEQNLVFQAGIGLTEISHIKVSTSVKRISFASSNISGLPDNFMECPEATTLLLQDNGHLWDISREFFLAFPSLRVLNLSQTGIRALPSSINILCQLRALILKNCSNLEDLPPIGNLCHLQLLDCDKTSLHYLPQGMDKLTNLRLLNLPVGQLKEIIGQGFFLSFSSIEMLNMKGICVGSTSLDEILSLHNLTSLFIKLDSSSIFNREPTWMTRLKRFHIIIGDYPTQGNINKSARTICVSECEIFSNGELSGMLQFASDLYLEYCKDLSKLIGCNSFNGLKSLSIQSSLMEEGIRQFDPFPNLEYLSLKFVYNLRSVSDFSQHLGFRFSKLRQLEISDCRNLKYLFKVGAFSIPKHLDEITVEDCQRLVALIAQYASTQTTLVNSEIPRVRKLVFRKLSNLTMLREPQRMWEHLEELKVYGCAEIRKLPRSIQTSNYIKLIEGSPMWWRQLEWDDDIFKSNLEKCFQWS encoded by the exons ATGGAAATACTTTTTAATGCAGTAGGTGGCTTTGTTGTTGAGGTGGGAAAGTTTGTATCGAAATGCATCTATCCTACGATTGAAAATATTGTCCATTTCTCGTCAAAAACTGAAAATCTAAGGACAGAAATGGAGGAGCTAACAGCGTTAAGAGATGATATCAAACAAAAGGTGGAAGTAGCTGAGGGAGAAGGCTATAAACGAAAACCAGATGTTATCAAGTGGCTCAAAGATGTTCATAAGCTCGAGAATGAATGGGAAGCTATGCAAGAAAGCATTGCAGCGGCTACGATGCTTGTGTATAAATGCTGTCCAAAATGCAGCCTTCGCTCGGAAGTCTCCACTCAAGCAAAGAACATCCGGGATCAATTCTGCAAGCTTAAAGAGGTCGGAGAAAACTTTGGATCCAATTTGGTGGTAGAAAATTACCGGGTGAAAAAAGTTGAGTTCATCCCGGGACCATCGATACAAGGCCAGTTAACAGCAACAAGGAATCTCAACAAACTCCTCCGACTATTAGAAGATGTTAAG GTATTCATCATAGGTGTGTGGGGAGCAGGAGGAGTTGGAAAAACAACATTGGTGATTAATCTAAACAATGAGCTCCTAAAGACCGGTGTGCTAGGTTTTAAACTGTCTTTTGGTGTTGTGATATGGGTCACCGTGCCCAAACCACCAATAGACATAAGAAGGGTTCAAGCACAAATTGCCAGCAGATTAAACGTAAAGATAGACAGCGAGGGAAGTGATCGAAGCATTTCCAGCAAAATTTGTGAAAGGCTCAAGGAAGAAACGAGTTTTCTTCTCATACTAGATGATGTTTGGGAACCTATAAATTTGGATGATGTAGGTGTGCCCCAACTTGCCACAAGAAGCAAGGTTATTATAACTTCTCGATTTTCGAGTGTTTGTAGCCAAATGAAAACAGATGTGGAAATGAAGGTATACACATTGGATGAGGATGAATCTTGGCAACTGTTTGCAAAAAATGTGGGAGATATTGTCAATCTGGAGCAAATTCATCCACTGGCAAAGGAAATTTCAAGAGAGTGTGACGGTTTACCTTTAGCAATCATGGTTATTGGATCATCTATGAGAGGGCAGATGAGGGTCGAGCTCTGGGAAGATGCTTTGAAATCACTTAGAATGTCGGAACCTCATAGCAAAGTTGTAGAAGATAAGGTTTACAAGGTCATCAAGTGGAGTTTTGATTCTTTTGGATCTCAGGATATTGAATCATCCTCAGAGCAAAGAAGCAAACGTGTGAACAAAAAGAGAGGTGACATTCAAAGTTGTTTCTTGTATTGCTCCTTATATCCGGCGgctattccaacagatgatctgATACATTGCTGGTGGATAGAGGGGTTGCTTGGTGAACATGACACATACGAAGAAGCCTACAACAGGGGAATCACAATGACTGAGAGATTAAAGGATGCATGCTTGCTAGAATCCCATGGGATGGATTCTGCAAAGATGCATGACGTGGTTCGTGATGTTTCTAGATGGATAGCTAATTCCTTTGGGGATGAACAAAACCTTGTTTTTCAAGCTGGAATTGGATTGACTGAGATTTCGCATATTAAAGTATCAACTTCTGTCAAGAGAATATCTTTCGCAAGCAGCAATATCTCTGGCCTACCTGATAACTTCATGGAATGCCCAGAGGCAACAACTTTATTATTGCAAGATAATGGTCACCTTTGGGATATTTCCCGTGAATTCTTTTTGGCATTTCCATCCCTAAGAGTCTTGAATTTGAGCCAAACAGGTATTAGAGCACTGCCTTCTTCCATCAATATTTTATGTCAACTACGTGCTCTAATACTAAAAAATTGCTCCAATTTGGAAGATTTACCACCTATTGGTAATCTCTGCCATTTACAATTGCTCGATTGTGATAAGACATCATTACATTATCTGCCGCAAGGAATGGACAAACTGACAAATCTGAGGCTATTGAATCTGCCTGTAGGTCAGTTGAAGGAGATCATTGGCCAAGGATTTTTCCTCAGTTTTTCAAGCATAGAAATGTTAAATATGAAGGGTATCTGTGTTGGATCAACTTCTTTAGATGAGATATTATCTCTACACAATCTGACTTCTCTTTTTATTAAATTGGATAGCTCATCAATTTTCAATAGAGAGCCCACCTGGATGACTAGATTGAAAAGATTTCATATTATAATCGGGGACTATCCAACGCAAGGAAATATCAACAAGTCAGCAAGGACAATATGTGTTTCTGAATGTGAAATTTTCAGTAACGGAGAGCTCTCAGGCATGTTGCAGTTTGCTTCAGATTTGTACTTGGAATATTGCAAGGATCTCAGCAAGTTGATTGGATGCAACAGTTTTAATGGATTAAAATCACTATCCATACAATCAAGTTTAATGGAAGAAGGAATTCGACAGTTTGACCCTTTTCCAAATCTCGAATATCTCAGCCTCaaatttgtatataatttaaGGAGTGTTTCCGATTTCAGTCAACATCTAGGTTTTAGATTTTCTAAATTACGCCAACTAGAAATATCTGATTGTCgaaatttaaaatatctttttaaagttGGAGCTTTCTCTATACCCAAGCACTTGGATGAAATTACAGTTGAAGATTGTCAACGGTTGGTAGCGTTGATTGCGCAATACGCCTCAACTCAGACAACACTTGTCAACTCAGAAATTCCAAGAGTTCGGAAGTTAGTGTTtagaaaattatcaaatttaacAATGTTGAGAGAGCCTCAGCGTATGTGGGAACACCTGGAGGAACTTAAAGTTTATGGTTGCGCTGAAATAAGGAAGTTGCCTCGCTCTATTCAAACCTCCAATTACATCAAACTAatagaaggatcaccaatgtGGTGGAGGCAACTCGAATGGGATGACGATATCTTCAAGTCAAATTTAGAAAAGTGCTTCCAATGGTCATAG
- the LOC107851112 gene encoding disease resistance protein At4g27190 isoform X3 — MEILFNAVGGFVVEVGKFVSKCIYPTIENIVHFSSKTENLRTEMEELTALRDDIKQKVEVAEGEGYKRKPDVIKWLKDVHKLENEWEAMQESIAAATMLVYKCCPKCSLRSEVSTQAKNIRDQFCKLKEVGENFGSNLVVENYRVKKVEFIPGPSIQGQLTATRNLNKLLRLLEDVKVFIIGVWGAGGVGKTTLVINLNNELLKTGVLGFKLSFGVVIWVTVPKPPIDIRRVQAQIASRLNVKIDSEGSDRSISSKICERLKEETSFLLILDDVWEPINLDDVGVPQLATRSKVIITSRFSSVCSQMKTDVEMKVYTLDEDESWQLFAKNVGDIVNLEQIHPLAKEISRECDGLPLAIMVIGSSMRGQMRVELWEDALKSLRMSEPHSKVVEDKVYKVIKWSFDSFGSQDIESSSEQRSKRVNKKRGDIQSCFLYCSLYPAAIPTDDLIHCWWIEGLLGEHDTYEEAYNRGITMTERLKDACLLESHGMDSAKMHDVVRDVSRWIANSFGDEQNLVFQAGIGLTEISHIKVSTSVKRISFASSNISGLPDNFMECPEATTLLLQDNGHLWDISREFFLAFPSLRVLNLSQTGQLKEIIGQGFFLSFSSIEMLNMKGICVGSTSLDEILSLHNLTSLFIKLDSSSIFNREPTWMTRLKRFHIIIGDYPTQGNINKSARTICVSECEIFSNGELSGMLQFASDLYLEYCKDLSKLIGCNSFNGLKSLSIQSSLMEEGIRQFDPFPNLEYLSLKFVYNLRSVSDFSQHLGFRFSKLRQLEISDCRNLKYLFKVGAFSIPKHLDEITVEDCQRLVALIAQYASTQTTLVNSEIPRVRKLVFRKLSNLTMLREPQRMWEHLEELKVYGCAEIRKLPRSIQTSNYIKLIEGSPMWWRQLEWDDDIFKSNLEKCFQWS; from the exons ATGGAAATACTTTTTAATGCAGTAGGTGGCTTTGTTGTTGAGGTGGGAAAGTTTGTATCGAAATGCATCTATCCTACGATTGAAAATATTGTCCATTTCTCGTCAAAAACTGAAAATCTAAGGACAGAAATGGAGGAGCTAACAGCGTTAAGAGATGATATCAAACAAAAGGTGGAAGTAGCTGAGGGAGAAGGCTATAAACGAAAACCAGATGTTATCAAGTGGCTCAAAGATGTTCATAAGCTCGAGAATGAATGGGAAGCTATGCAAGAAAGCATTGCAGCGGCTACGATGCTTGTGTATAAATGCTGTCCAAAATGCAGCCTTCGCTCGGAAGTCTCCACTCAAGCAAAGAACATCCGGGATCAATTCTGCAAGCTTAAAGAGGTCGGAGAAAACTTTGGATCCAATTTGGTGGTAGAAAATTACCGGGTGAAAAAAGTTGAGTTCATCCCGGGACCATCGATACAAGGCCAGTTAACAGCAACAAGGAATCTCAACAAACTCCTCCGACTATTAGAAGATGTTAAG GTATTCATCATAGGTGTGTGGGGAGCAGGAGGAGTTGGAAAAACAACATTGGTGATTAATCTAAACAATGAGCTCCTAAAGACCGGTGTGCTAGGTTTTAAACTGTCTTTTGGTGTTGTGATATGGGTCACCGTGCCCAAACCACCAATAGACATAAGAAGGGTTCAAGCACAAATTGCCAGCAGATTAAACGTAAAGATAGACAGCGAGGGAAGTGATCGAAGCATTTCCAGCAAAATTTGTGAAAGGCTCAAGGAAGAAACGAGTTTTCTTCTCATACTAGATGATGTTTGGGAACCTATAAATTTGGATGATGTAGGTGTGCCCCAACTTGCCACAAGAAGCAAGGTTATTATAACTTCTCGATTTTCGAGTGTTTGTAGCCAAATGAAAACAGATGTGGAAATGAAGGTATACACATTGGATGAGGATGAATCTTGGCAACTGTTTGCAAAAAATGTGGGAGATATTGTCAATCTGGAGCAAATTCATCCACTGGCAAAGGAAATTTCAAGAGAGTGTGACGGTTTACCTTTAGCAATCATGGTTATTGGATCATCTATGAGAGGGCAGATGAGGGTCGAGCTCTGGGAAGATGCTTTGAAATCACTTAGAATGTCGGAACCTCATAGCAAAGTTGTAGAAGATAAGGTTTACAAGGTCATCAAGTGGAGTTTTGATTCTTTTGGATCTCAGGATATTGAATCATCCTCAGAGCAAAGAAGCAAACGTGTGAACAAAAAGAGAGGTGACATTCAAAGTTGTTTCTTGTATTGCTCCTTATATCCGGCGgctattccaacagatgatctgATACATTGCTGGTGGATAGAGGGGTTGCTTGGTGAACATGACACATACGAAGAAGCCTACAACAGGGGAATCACAATGACTGAGAGATTAAAGGATGCATGCTTGCTAGAATCCCATGGGATGGATTCTGCAAAGATGCATGACGTGGTTCGTGATGTTTCTAGATGGATAGCTAATTCCTTTGGGGATGAACAAAACCTTGTTTTTCAAGCTGGAATTGGATTGACTGAGATTTCGCATATTAAAGTATCAACTTCTGTCAAGAGAATATCTTTCGCAAGCAGCAATATCTCTGGCCTACCTGATAACTTCATGGAATGCCCAGAGGCAACAACTTTATTATTGCAAGATAATGGTCACCTTTGGGATATTTCCCGTGAATTCTTTTTGGCATTTCCATCCCTAAGAGTCTTGAATTTGAGCCAAACAG GTCAGTTGAAGGAGATCATTGGCCAAGGATTTTTCCTCAGTTTTTCAAGCATAGAAATGTTAAATATGAAGGGTATCTGTGTTGGATCAACTTCTTTAGATGAGATATTATCTCTACACAATCTGACTTCTCTTTTTATTAAATTGGATAGCTCATCAATTTTCAATAGAGAGCCCACCTGGATGACTAGATTGAAAAGATTTCATATTATAATCGGGGACTATCCAACGCAAGGAAATATCAACAAGTCAGCAAGGACAATATGTGTTTCTGAATGTGAAATTTTCAGTAACGGAGAGCTCTCAGGCATGTTGCAGTTTGCTTCAGATTTGTACTTGGAATATTGCAAGGATCTCAGCAAGTTGATTGGATGCAACAGTTTTAATGGATTAAAATCACTATCCATACAATCAAGTTTAATGGAAGAAGGAATTCGACAGTTTGACCCTTTTCCAAATCTCGAATATCTCAGCCTCaaatttgtatataatttaaGGAGTGTTTCCGATTTCAGTCAACATCTAGGTTTTAGATTTTCTAAATTACGCCAACTAGAAATATCTGATTGTCgaaatttaaaatatctttttaaagttGGAGCTTTCTCTATACCCAAGCACTTGGATGAAATTACAGTTGAAGATTGTCAACGGTTGGTAGCGTTGATTGCGCAATACGCCTCAACTCAGACAACACTTGTCAACTCAGAAATTCCAAGAGTTCGGAAGTTAGTGTTtagaaaattatcaaatttaacAATGTTGAGAGAGCCTCAGCGTATGTGGGAACACCTGGAGGAACTTAAAGTTTATGGTTGCGCTGAAATAAGGAAGTTGCCTCGCTCTATTCAAACCTCCAATTACATCAAACTAatagaaggatcaccaatgtGGTGGAGGCAACTCGAATGGGATGACGATATCTTCAAGTCAAATTTAGAAAAGTGCTTCCAATGGTCATAG
- the LOC107851112 gene encoding probable disease resistance protein At4g27220 isoform X2, translating to MEELTALRDDIKQKVEVAEGEGYKRKPDVIKWLKDVHKLENEWEAMQESIAAATMLVYKCCPKCSLRSEVSTQAKNIRDQFCKLKEVGENFGSNLVVENYRVKKVEFIPGPSIQGQLTATRNLNKLLRLLEDVKVFIIGVWGAGGVGKTTLVINLNNELLKTGVLGFKLSFGVVIWVTVPKPPIDIRRVQAQIASRLNVKIDSEGSDRSISSKICERLKEETSFLLILDDVWEPINLDDVGVPQLATRSKVIITSRFSSVCSQMKTDVEMKVYTLDEDESWQLFAKNVGDIVNLEQIHPLAKEISRECDGLPLAIMVIGSSMRGQMRVELWEDALKSLRMSEPHSKVVEDKVYKVIKWSFDSFGSQDIESSSEQRSKRVNKKRGDIQSCFLYCSLYPAAIPTDDLIHCWWIEGLLGEHDTYEEAYNRGITMTERLKDACLLESHGMDSAKMHDVVRDVSRWIANSFGDEQNLVFQAGIGLTEISHIKVSTSVKRISFASSNISGLPDNFMECPEATTLLLQDNGHLWDISREFFLAFPSLRVLNLSQTGIRALPSSINILCQLRALILKNCSNLEDLPPIGNLCHLQLLDCDKTSLHYLPQGMDKLTNLRLLNLPVGQLKEIIGQGFFLSFSSIEMLNMKGICVGSTSLDEILSLHNLTSLFIKLDSSSIFNREPTWMTRLKRFHIIIGDYPTQGNINKSARTICVSECEIFSNGELSGMLQFASDLYLEYCKDLSKLIGCNSFNGLKSLSIQSSLMEEGIRQFDPFPNLEYLSLKFVYNLRSVSDFSQHLGFRFSKLRQLEISDCRNLKYLFKVGAFSIPKHLDEITVEDCQRLVALIAQYASTQTTLVNSEIPRVRKLVFRKLSNLTMLREPQRMWEHLEELKVYGCAEIRKLPRSIQTSNYIKLIEGSPMWWRQLEWDDDIFKSNLEKCFQWS from the exons ATGGAGGAGCTAACAGCGTTAAGAGATGATATCAAACAAAAGGTGGAAGTAGCTGAGGGAGAAGGCTATAAACGAAAACCAGATGTTATCAAGTGGCTCAAAGATGTTCATAAGCTCGAGAATGAATGGGAAGCTATGCAAGAAAGCATTGCAGCGGCTACGATGCTTGTGTATAAATGCTGTCCAAAATGCAGCCTTCGCTCGGAAGTCTCCACTCAAGCAAAGAACATCCGGGATCAATTCTGCAAGCTTAAAGAGGTCGGAGAAAACTTTGGATCCAATTTGGTGGTAGAAAATTACCGGGTGAAAAAAGTTGAGTTCATCCCGGGACCATCGATACAAGGCCAGTTAACAGCAACAAGGAATCTCAACAAACTCCTCCGACTATTAGAAGATGTTAAG GTATTCATCATAGGTGTGTGGGGAGCAGGAGGAGTTGGAAAAACAACATTGGTGATTAATCTAAACAATGAGCTCCTAAAGACCGGTGTGCTAGGTTTTAAACTGTCTTTTGGTGTTGTGATATGGGTCACCGTGCCCAAACCACCAATAGACATAAGAAGGGTTCAAGCACAAATTGCCAGCAGATTAAACGTAAAGATAGACAGCGAGGGAAGTGATCGAAGCATTTCCAGCAAAATTTGTGAAAGGCTCAAGGAAGAAACGAGTTTTCTTCTCATACTAGATGATGTTTGGGAACCTATAAATTTGGATGATGTAGGTGTGCCCCAACTTGCCACAAGAAGCAAGGTTATTATAACTTCTCGATTTTCGAGTGTTTGTAGCCAAATGAAAACAGATGTGGAAATGAAGGTATACACATTGGATGAGGATGAATCTTGGCAACTGTTTGCAAAAAATGTGGGAGATATTGTCAATCTGGAGCAAATTCATCCACTGGCAAAGGAAATTTCAAGAGAGTGTGACGGTTTACCTTTAGCAATCATGGTTATTGGATCATCTATGAGAGGGCAGATGAGGGTCGAGCTCTGGGAAGATGCTTTGAAATCACTTAGAATGTCGGAACCTCATAGCAAAGTTGTAGAAGATAAGGTTTACAAGGTCATCAAGTGGAGTTTTGATTCTTTTGGATCTCAGGATATTGAATCATCCTCAGAGCAAAGAAGCAAACGTGTGAACAAAAAGAGAGGTGACATTCAAAGTTGTTTCTTGTATTGCTCCTTATATCCGGCGgctattccaacagatgatctgATACATTGCTGGTGGATAGAGGGGTTGCTTGGTGAACATGACACATACGAAGAAGCCTACAACAGGGGAATCACAATGACTGAGAGATTAAAGGATGCATGCTTGCTAGAATCCCATGGGATGGATTCTGCAAAGATGCATGACGTGGTTCGTGATGTTTCTAGATGGATAGCTAATTCCTTTGGGGATGAACAAAACCTTGTTTTTCAAGCTGGAATTGGATTGACTGAGATTTCGCATATTAAAGTATCAACTTCTGTCAAGAGAATATCTTTCGCAAGCAGCAATATCTCTGGCCTACCTGATAACTTCATGGAATGCCCAGAGGCAACAACTTTATTATTGCAAGATAATGGTCACCTTTGGGATATTTCCCGTGAATTCTTTTTGGCATTTCCATCCCTAAGAGTCTTGAATTTGAGCCAAACAGGTATTAGAGCACTGCCTTCTTCCATCAATATTTTATGTCAACTACGTGCTCTAATACTAAAAAATTGCTCCAATTTGGAAGATTTACCACCTATTGGTAATCTCTGCCATTTACAATTGCTCGATTGTGATAAGACATCATTACATTATCTGCCGCAAGGAATGGACAAACTGACAAATCTGAGGCTATTGAATCTGCCTGTAGGTCAGTTGAAGGAGATCATTGGCCAAGGATTTTTCCTCAGTTTTTCAAGCATAGAAATGTTAAATATGAAGGGTATCTGTGTTGGATCAACTTCTTTAGATGAGATATTATCTCTACACAATCTGACTTCTCTTTTTATTAAATTGGATAGCTCATCAATTTTCAATAGAGAGCCCACCTGGATGACTAGATTGAAAAGATTTCATATTATAATCGGGGACTATCCAACGCAAGGAAATATCAACAAGTCAGCAAGGACAATATGTGTTTCTGAATGTGAAATTTTCAGTAACGGAGAGCTCTCAGGCATGTTGCAGTTTGCTTCAGATTTGTACTTGGAATATTGCAAGGATCTCAGCAAGTTGATTGGATGCAACAGTTTTAATGGATTAAAATCACTATCCATACAATCAAGTTTAATGGAAGAAGGAATTCGACAGTTTGACCCTTTTCCAAATCTCGAATATCTCAGCCTCaaatttgtatataatttaaGGAGTGTTTCCGATTTCAGTCAACATCTAGGTTTTAGATTTTCTAAATTACGCCAACTAGAAATATCTGATTGTCgaaatttaaaatatctttttaaagttGGAGCTTTCTCTATACCCAAGCACTTGGATGAAATTACAGTTGAAGATTGTCAACGGTTGGTAGCGTTGATTGCGCAATACGCCTCAACTCAGACAACACTTGTCAACTCAGAAATTCCAAGAGTTCGGAAGTTAGTGTTtagaaaattatcaaatttaacAATGTTGAGAGAGCCTCAGCGTATGTGGGAACACCTGGAGGAACTTAAAGTTTATGGTTGCGCTGAAATAAGGAAGTTGCCTCGCTCTATTCAAACCTCCAATTACATCAAACTAatagaaggatcaccaatgtGGTGGAGGCAACTCGAATGGGATGACGATATCTTCAAGTCAAATTTAGAAAAGTGCTTCCAATGGTCATAG